From the genome of Bacteroidales bacterium, one region includes:
- a CDS encoding hydrolase — protein MRLLKEQSLGLMIDVQEKLFPHMADKEILLKMTGILLRGLQILGVPVVVTQQYTKGLGSTIPELAGILGPFTPLEKRSFSCCDAPDIFKTLKQHNRSNIIVFGIETHVCILQTTIDLINAGFTPVVVADCTASRKPYDKEIALQRIISEGAVISTAESLLFELTRTSEADAFRTISALVK, from the coding sequence ATGCGCCTTCTAAAAGAACAATCCCTCGGCTTGATGATCGATGTGCAGGAAAAACTCTTTCCTCATATGGCAGATAAGGAGATTCTCCTGAAAATGACCGGGATTCTTTTGCGGGGACTTCAGATACTCGGGGTGCCTGTTGTTGTTACCCAGCAGTATACCAAAGGCCTTGGTTCTACAATTCCTGAACTTGCAGGCATTCTTGGCCCATTTACTCCTCTGGAAAAAAGATCCTTCAGCTGTTGTGATGCTCCTGATATTTTTAAAACCCTGAAACAGCATAATCGGAGCAATATTATTGTTTTTGGCATCGAAACGCATGTTTGCATTCTGCAGACAACAATCGACCTGATCAATGCTGGCTTCACCCCGGTTGTTGTTGCCGACTGCACCGCATCACGGAAGCCTTATGACAAGGAAATAGCCCTGCAGCGAATAATTTCAGAGGGAGCTGTGATTAGTACAGCTGAATCTCTGCTGTTTGAACTTACACGAACCAGCGAAGCTGATGCATTCAGAACGATTTCAGCACTGGT